Genomic window (Topomyia yanbarensis strain Yona2022 unplaced genomic scaffold, ASM3024719v1 HiC_scaffold_513, whole genome shotgun sequence):
CATTATTCATAGCAATTGAATACTGTAAACGCACGTCAAGATAGTGTTTAAGTTTTTCGCTAATCGGTTCCGTTTCTGGCGTGCTCCATGAACAAAACTGGGAATTGGATGGCATAGATGGCAGTACCCAGCCACCATGCAGTCATTGCATTACAGTCGCATTATCGGTTATCTGCACTGCAAGTTCTTGTCAATGTGTTCAGAGTGTTCGAAGATCGCAACTAGTGTTACCGTTTTTCCCTCTTCACAGCATGACTGAGTGTGCTCCGTACTAATTTCTCTTCATTTATCCAATCTTTCAAAACAGCATAGGAAAGATCTTTAAGATCGTCACACCGCCGATAAGATCCGTATTTATACAACAGGTTCTGTTTGTATAAATCGCGCTTTGTCACCGACGGCCAGGCAGCAACCAGCTCTAAGAAGGGAGCCAACACGCATCCATtcactcacacacacacaagCGATTTCcagttatttgtttttatttcgtttgGTTGATCCAAGGAAACAAAAAGAAATCCTCAAGCAGCAATGGCCGAAATGGAGGACACCCACTTCGAAGCCGGAGATTCCGGTGCATCCGCAACTTTCCCGATGCAGTGCTCGGCACTGCGCAAAAATGGTCACGTTATGCTTAAGGGACGCCCATGCAAGATTGTCGAAATGTCCACCTCCAAGACCGGCAAACACGGACACGCCAAGGTACATCTGGTCGGTATCGACATCTTTTCCGGCAAAAAGTAAGTAGCATACTTTATAGTATagtgtagtagtagtagtagttgaAAGATGCACATTCAATGTAGTTGGTTCAATGCCATCAGTGGTGTGGACCGCGAAGAAATCGTGCAAAGAGCAAAACATTAAAGAAGTATTTTTGGAAATGCGTGAACCGATTTAATAAAATGGTCACGTGTTTGTACATAACTTCTACAGTTTAAATAAACTGCCTATGATcgtaagtcagtcccatgtagatatggaatcccatagaactgacttgcgattatgggcaatAAAGAGTTCAACAGAATGCTCAGCTACTGGCGTCAACGTGCCGTTTCAATAGACTACCAAATCATGGATTATGCTGTATAGCGAGCGAGGGAATGTTGTCACGAAAactgatattttttaaattaacctgACGCTATCTCATCGACGGAGCATTCAGTTTAATTCCTGTATCCGCCACTTCAGAATAAATTCATTCAAGATCAATTCGCCTGCACTTCCAAAGTATATGGTCAAATGCTATTAATCATGTATTTGGTCAGAAGGAACTGTGCACAGAACAAACAGTTAAGAAGTATTTTTGGAAATGTGTGATCTGGAATTATATGTGGTCACATGTTTGTACATAACTTCtacatttgagctaatttggtCTTCCAGAATGAATTCGTATTGATGTTCCCAAAAAGACTGTGATAAATTAAGTGTTCTTGTTGAAACTTAATTTAGTTAACCTGATTTCTTTTTCAGGGTCAATTCTCAGTTTTTAATTCTAGATTGGCAACTGATGAGTCAGCTTCTAGCAAAAAGTTTCCACCTACGGTGTACTCATATTTTTCTTCCTCCTACAGATACGAAGATATTTGCCCATCCACTCACAATATGGACGTACCACACGTTAAGCGCGAAGACTACCAACTTACTGACATCGATGATGGCTTTTTAGTTCTCCTGAATGACAACGGCGATCTACGTGAAGATCTTAAGATTCCAGATGGTGACTTGGGAATCCAACTGCGCGCTGAATTCGATGGTGGCAAGGAATTAGTCGTAAGTATTAAACTATAGTAGATTTTATCCGCACAAATAGTAGTAAAGTGTAGGTATCATAGTTATCAGTTTCTTATCGTAATCAAAGATAGCTAAGAATTAGTcaattagtccaggtgtttgcgtctcgacttcgtctcttcagaacttGACCAATGCACCAGTCTGACGCTAAGTTCAAATTTGGAAACACTACTTGTGAATACACTAAACGAATTCTACCTCACGATGTCCCGTAAGAATTAGttgtttttgaatattattCAAACTTTCGAAAATGAGTAAC
Coding sequences:
- the LOC131695760 gene encoding eukaryotic translation initiation factor 5A — protein: MAEMEDTHFEAGDSGASATFPMQCSALRKNGHVMLKGRPCKIVEMSTSKTGKHGHAKVHLVGIDIFSGKKYEDICPSTHNMDVPHVKREDYQLTDIDDGFLVLLNDNGDLREDLKIPDGDLGIQLRAEFDGGKELVVSIKL